The Sporocytophaga myxococcoides genome contains a region encoding:
- a CDS encoding DUF6208 family protein: MSINYFKYKASYIFNRLLKAYFRMLFQTLLLKKESKIWKLYIERLQHPLGIPYAMLNAPRWNTHAFIASAGPVTINESITIDFSEVNMLCSSWTFILYKLPANVTSKVISCLDDSTLCHKVNVERGSYSVVLRCYELKYPVELPELIIDNGKVVIEKRLLLNKTPVYPDTIMTKESKFYSFVHYYLHYAFRYGKRSINRNLEFEYLPVGNPETTFLFGYYNRNSIVYVDILDRAGSFLIFITCYNESSFPVYSEKIPVYGIDLYKSALLPANGTYLIRIIPLVKGLTSEMLKKCVKVNVVEGIPDMNAGNVKKVAVQK; encoded by the coding sequence ATGTCCATTAATTATTTTAAGTATAAAGCTTCATATATATTCAACAGGCTTCTTAAAGCTTACTTCAGAATGTTGTTTCAAACATTGTTACTGAAAAAGGAATCTAAAATATGGAAATTGTATATTGAAAGATTGCAACATCCACTGGGGATTCCATATGCTATGTTAAATGCGCCTCGCTGGAATACTCATGCTTTCATAGCTTCAGCAGGTCCTGTTACAATCAATGAAAGTATAACTATTGATTTCTCAGAAGTCAATATGCTGTGTTCAAGTTGGACTTTTATTTTATATAAGCTCCCTGCAAATGTTACCAGTAAAGTGATTTCTTGTCTTGATGATTCAACTCTTTGTCATAAGGTGAATGTCGAACGTGGATCATATTCAGTTGTGCTTCGCTGTTATGAGTTAAAATATCCTGTCGAGCTTCCAGAGTTGATTATAGATAATGGAAAAGTGGTTATCGAAAAAAGATTATTATTGAATAAGACTCCAGTGTATCCCGATACCATTATGACTAAGGAAAGCAAATTTTATAGTTTTGTTCATTATTATCTTCATTATGCTTTCAGATATGGGAAGAGGTCAATTAATAGAAATTTAGAGTTTGAATATCTACCTGTAGGCAATCCGGAGACTACATTTTTGTTTGGATATTATAACAGGAATAGCATTGTTTATGTTGATATATTAGATAGAGCTGGAAGCTTTTTGATTTTTATTACCTGTTACAATGAAAGTAGTTTTCCGGTTTATTCTGAAAAAATACCTGTTTACGGTATTGATCTTTATAAGTCTGCATTACTTCCTGCTAATGGTACTTATCTTATAAGAATTATACCCTTAGTGAAAGGATTAACATCAGAGATGCTTAAGAAATGTGTTAAAGTTAATGTGGTTGAAGGAATACCTGATATGAATGCTGGTAATGTGAAGAAAGTTGCTGTTCAGAAATAG
- a CDS encoding chorismate-binding protein → MTTLLIDNYDSYTYIIYQYLWEINGERPIVIKNNSFHIDELSNIPFDNIVISPGPGTPDNPEDVGLSMEVLERFRDTPILGVCLGLQCMGKHFGGIVKKAPMEMHGKYSELIIHDSPLFKGLPEFINVVRYHSLIVERESFPEHLSCTAETKDQGLVMALEHKTQPFYGVQFHPESIGTEYGKEIFRNFKNISDYWIRTKRLPVASKKTKRKFTTLETQWKDPESVFENLFLNQTYSFWLDSSKTGYNGRYSFMGLPEYIIEAHNKKIRFITTSSETINKSQIISTDLFGILKESLLNEEIESNGSLIPFKGGFIGYLGYESTMHLNIELNEYPLEYPESLQMWVEKFLTFDHQENKLYLCYAGPDLESGNQWLLNTREKLNKKETKNKLRFLVTKEVNETPRLDLTLSQSREIYLDNISKIKNYLKSGDTYEVCLSNEFRIKAHINSFELYKVLRISNPAPYSAYIQMPGTAILSSSPECFITLDKSGNIRSEPIKGTRSKGKSENENMEIRKSLAESEKDHSELLMIIDLIRNDLSMSCEKGTVNVCDFMKITEYATVLQLSSVIEGKLREGTTAVDVLKSAFPGGSITGAPKFRTMQIINSLEKRPRGVYTGSIGYLSIDHAADFNIAIRTIVNHENRSEVSFGSGGAVIAESNPEEEYKEILVKAYALLRAIYLTKFGKFENYKIGPADDKADNEKKSDATTQQKYMIKKPDLENIFQ, encoded by the coding sequence ATGACAACCTTGCTAATAGACAACTATGATTCTTATACTTATATTATTTATCAATACTTATGGGAGATCAATGGAGAAAGACCTATTGTAATAAAAAATAACTCATTTCATATTGATGAACTTTCCAATATTCCGTTTGACAACATAGTGATATCTCCAGGACCTGGAACACCTGACAATCCTGAAGATGTGGGATTAAGCATGGAAGTCCTGGAAAGATTTCGTGATACTCCTATTCTGGGTGTATGCCTTGGACTTCAATGCATGGGAAAGCATTTTGGAGGTATTGTTAAAAAGGCTCCAATGGAAATGCATGGAAAATACTCTGAATTAATCATACATGATTCTCCTTTATTTAAAGGCCTTCCAGAATTTATAAATGTTGTGCGATACCACTCTTTAATTGTTGAAAGAGAATCATTCCCCGAACATCTGAGCTGCACTGCAGAAACCAAAGATCAAGGACTGGTCATGGCTCTTGAACATAAAACACAGCCATTTTACGGAGTACAATTCCATCCTGAATCTATCGGAACAGAATATGGCAAAGAAATATTTCGCAACTTTAAAAATATAAGTGACTATTGGATCCGTACAAAAAGATTACCTGTGGCATCAAAAAAAACAAAGAGAAAATTTACCACACTGGAAACACAATGGAAAGATCCGGAATCAGTTTTTGAAAACCTCTTTCTGAACCAAACCTATTCATTCTGGTTAGATAGCAGCAAAACGGGGTACAATGGAAGATATTCATTTATGGGACTCCCCGAGTATATTATAGAAGCTCATAATAAAAAGATACGTTTTATCACCACCTCTTCTGAAACCATAAACAAATCTCAAATTATAAGTACAGACCTATTTGGAATACTAAAAGAAAGTTTACTAAATGAGGAAATAGAAAGTAACGGATCTTTAATCCCTTTCAAAGGAGGTTTCATAGGTTACCTGGGCTATGAAAGCACCATGCATTTAAACATTGAATTAAATGAATATCCATTAGAGTATCCTGAGTCTCTTCAGATGTGGGTAGAAAAATTTTTAACATTTGACCACCAGGAAAACAAACTATACCTCTGTTATGCAGGGCCAGATCTTGAATCAGGTAATCAATGGCTTTTAAATACCAGGGAGAAACTTAATAAAAAGGAGACAAAGAATAAGCTCAGGTTCTTAGTTACCAAAGAAGTAAACGAGACACCCAGACTGGACCTTACATTAAGCCAGTCAAGAGAAATATATCTCGACAATATCTCCAAAATTAAAAATTATCTTAAGAGCGGAGATACATATGAAGTGTGCTTATCTAACGAATTCAGAATTAAGGCTCACATAAACTCATTTGAGTTATATAAAGTACTCAGAATATCCAATCCTGCCCCCTACTCGGCCTATATACAAATGCCTGGAACAGCTATTCTGAGCTCCTCTCCGGAATGTTTTATTACTCTTGACAAAAGCGGTAACATAAGAAGTGAGCCGATTAAAGGTACTCGCTCTAAAGGCAAGAGTGAAAATGAAAATATGGAAATAAGGAAAAGCCTTGCAGAGAGTGAGAAAGATCATTCTGAATTACTTATGATCATTGATCTTATCCGGAATGATTTAAGTATGAGTTGTGAAAAAGGAACAGTTAATGTATGCGACTTTATGAAGATCACAGAATATGCGACTGTGCTTCAGCTTTCATCAGTTATAGAAGGTAAACTAAGAGAAGGAACAACAGCTGTAGACGTCCTGAAATCAGCATTTCCTGGTGGCTCAATTACCGGTGCCCCAAAATTCAGAACCATGCAGATCATAAACAGCTTGGAAAAACGTCCTCGTGGTGTCTATACTGGTAGTATAGGTTACCTTTCCATAGATCATGCGGCAGATTTTAACATAGCGATTAGAACAATTGTAAATCATGAAAACAGAAGTGAAGTATCATTCGGTAGCGGAGGCGCAGTCATTGCCGAATCAAACCCGGAGGAAGAATACAAAGAAATTCTTGTAAAAGCCTATGCCCTACTCAGAGCAATATATCTGACCAAGTTCGGAAAATTTGAAAACTATAAAATAGGTCCTGCAGATGACAAAGCTGATAACGAAAAGAAATCAGATGCTACAACCCAGCAAAAATATATGATCAAAAAACCTGATCTGGAAAACATCTTTCAATAA
- a CDS encoding methyltransferase — MFKELKTETTKGINLLKELNNLLPTISTDTYDEDLIQNIQSLFIKYKDDLHLSLDISLYESFFELSNGFKEKEMIIYFIEILRKLKRTWLVKDFRKLKVWYKIHLDGGGTTYSNVFNRLIREQFPNRTFFKTLEWCSGPGFIGFNLLANNLTQYIRLTDLNSEATDCAKRTIRENQLENRAEVYWGDNLNGIPKDEKFDLVVASPPWAYEINNDVNAMISSDVKWKLHEAFYTQIRSYLFPGAIVCLSCFEPFEKKPEVSFQKEPWDNRPEEPILIFKKMIEKGGLVLRNICKPEYSHEAHMGYGVYFIFCEYTGH; from the coding sequence ATGTTTAAAGAATTAAAGACAGAAACAACCAAAGGAATCAACCTGCTTAAAGAACTTAACAACCTATTACCAACTATTTCAACAGACACCTACGATGAAGATTTAATTCAAAATATTCAGAGTTTATTTATAAAATATAAAGATGACCTACACTTGTCTTTAGACATTTCCTTATATGAATCATTCTTTGAATTATCAAATGGATTCAAAGAAAAAGAGATGATAATTTATTTTATTGAAATACTAAGAAAATTAAAAAGGACATGGCTTGTAAAAGACTTCAGAAAGCTTAAAGTATGGTATAAAATTCATCTGGACGGAGGAGGTACTACTTACTCAAATGTCTTTAACAGACTTATACGGGAACAATTCCCTAATAGAACCTTTTTCAAAACCTTAGAATGGTGCTCTGGACCAGGATTTATAGGATTTAATCTTTTAGCAAATAATCTAACTCAATACATAAGATTAACTGATTTAAATAGTGAAGCTACTGATTGTGCAAAACGAACAATAAGAGAAAACCAATTAGAAAACCGTGCTGAGGTGTATTGGGGTGATAATTTGAATGGTATTCCGAAAGATGAAAAATTCGACCTTGTGGTAGCATCTCCCCCATGGGCTTATGAAATAAATAACGATGTAAATGCAATGATATCAAGTGATGTAAAGTGGAAACTTCATGAAGCCTTTTACACACAAATAAGATCTTACCTGTTTCCGGGTGCAATTGTTTGTCTAAGCTGCTTTGAACCATTTGAAAAAAAACCTGAAGTTAGTTTTCAAAAAGAACCTTGGGATAACAGACCGGAAGAACCAATATTAATTTTTAAAAAAATGATAGAAAAAGGTGGACTGGTACTCAGAAACATATGCAAACCGGAATACAGTCACGAAGCCCACATGGGATACGGAGTTTACTTTATTTTTTGCGAATATACAGGACATTAA
- a CDS encoding 4'-phosphopantetheinyl transferase family protein has translation MNEFFLFISMKRDNFTDLNSSIYYAELNDESKIESLKSYLHQEELIRYNSYTSDIRKQSYLLGRYCVKKALQKHSNITIPSSIWIEPGVFNQPVIKAPSIGATKVSISHSGKAAIAAVYNESHPMSIDIEQINRSNRESIYSQLTDREKSIIQLSGEENTDIFLTTLWTSKECLGKVLTTGLTCGLKLFEIDKILINEEKVIECTFNNFIQYKTSSIIYKDKLITILIPKRTTICLKN, from the coding sequence ATGAATGAATTCTTTCTTTTCATTTCCATGAAGAGGGATAATTTCACGGATTTGAATTCATCCATATATTATGCAGAATTAAATGATGAATCCAAGATTGAAAGTCTTAAATCATATCTACATCAGGAAGAGCTAATAAGATATAATTCTTACACGAGTGACATAAGGAAACAAAGTTATTTACTCGGAAGATATTGCGTAAAAAAGGCGTTACAGAAACATAGCAATATAACCATACCAAGTTCTATCTGGATAGAACCGGGTGTTTTCAATCAACCTGTGATAAAAGCTCCCAGTATAGGAGCAACAAAGGTCAGTATATCACATAGTGGTAAAGCCGCAATTGCTGCAGTATATAATGAAAGTCATCCTATGTCTATTGACATAGAACAAATAAATAGATCAAACAGAGAATCTATATATTCTCAACTGACAGACAGAGAAAAAAGTATTATACAACTATCAGGCGAAGAAAACACTGATATTTTTCTGACAACATTATGGACTTCCAAAGAATGCTTAGGAAAGGTATTGACTACCGGTCTTACATGTGGACTGAAACTATTTGAGATAGATAAGATATTGATTAATGAAGAAAAAGTTATTGAATGTACATTCAATAACTTTATACAATACAAAACATCATCCATCATATATAAAGACAAACTTATAACAATACTGATTCCAAAAAGGACTACTATATGTTTAAAGAATTAA